In Rhodococcus sp. OK302, one genomic interval encodes:
- a CDS encoding IclR family transcriptional regulator — protein sequence MSELNEEHRPRKSAVQVDTSMSKTLHHGLAVLELLTSYPHGLSVTDIADGIGVHRTVAHRLIRTLEAHHLCRKDSFKRVTLGAGLVTLAEPVEQDLRTLARPILEALADATGATAHLVVRESESEVRALMVVEPRSAKVHVAFHPGQVDPINRGSAGLSILASLPPVGGEREEITAARARGYAMTDGELIPSVLGISAVIPGRRGDALASLGISVFDTDDRDALGAEVVAAARNLGSMLR from the coding sequence ATGTCGGAACTCAACGAGGAGCATCGACCGCGCAAAAGCGCAGTTCAGGTGGACACGAGCATGTCAAAAACGCTGCATCACGGACTTGCAGTTCTGGAGCTCTTGACGTCGTATCCGCATGGTCTCTCGGTCACTGACATCGCGGACGGCATCGGTGTTCACCGCACTGTGGCGCACCGGCTGATTCGCACGCTCGAGGCTCATCACCTGTGCCGCAAGGATTCCTTCAAGCGCGTCACGCTAGGTGCCGGGCTGGTCACTCTGGCTGAGCCTGTCGAGCAGGATCTGCGGACATTGGCCCGCCCCATCCTCGAAGCGCTCGCCGACGCTACCGGGGCCACCGCTCACCTCGTAGTCCGCGAGAGTGAGAGTGAGGTGCGCGCACTGATGGTTGTCGAACCACGCAGCGCCAAAGTCCATGTGGCGTTCCACCCGGGTCAGGTCGACCCGATTAATCGGGGATCGGCAGGCCTGTCGATCCTTGCCTCGCTGCCACCCGTCGGAGGGGAGCGTGAAGAGATTACCGCGGCGCGTGCTCGCGGCTACGCAATGACCGACGGAGAGCTCATTCCCTCCGTGCTCGGCATCTCGGCCGTCATTCCCGGTCGGCGCGGAGACGCTCTCGCCAGCCTCGGAATCTCGGTGTTCGACACGGATGACCGCGACGCTTTGGGTGCGGAGGTCGTCGCGGCGGCGCGCAACCTCGGCAGCATGTTGCGCTGA
- a CDS encoding TetR/AcrR family transcriptional regulator gives MSMELMNAGQLERRHRLTCTVIDMLTQIPSDRIQMKDVSERSGVALGTLYRYFPKKQQLLAAAMVEWSGLHVERRVVQEDPRMCNLNVRERVLHLHRREMKAFQRRPNFARLEIELHSSADEFVIETLDQRAAAHRTVMFELMDGVPAEVARITSLAVGGTMVTALALWSSGRIGFAEAQRNVEDVISLVLRD, from the coding sequence ATGAGCATGGAACTCATGAACGCCGGTCAATTAGAGCGGCGTCATCGCTTGACGTGCACCGTAATCGACATGCTGACGCAGATCCCTTCGGATCGTATTCAGATGAAGGACGTATCCGAACGATCGGGCGTGGCTCTCGGAACTCTGTACCGCTACTTTCCGAAGAAGCAACAACTGCTCGCGGCGGCAATGGTCGAGTGGAGTGGCCTTCACGTGGAACGGCGTGTGGTGCAGGAGGACCCCCGGATGTGCAACCTCAATGTCCGCGAGCGTGTACTTCACCTTCATCGCCGTGAGATGAAGGCGTTTCAACGGCGACCGAACTTTGCCCGTCTGGAGATCGAACTTCATTCGTCAGCAGACGAATTCGTGATCGAGACGCTGGATCAACGTGCGGCTGCACATCGGACCGTGATGTTCGAACTGATGGATGGTGTTCCGGCGGAGGTCGCGCGAATTACTTCCCTCGCTGTTGGCGGCACGATGGTGACTGCGCTGGCGTTGTGGAGCAGTGGGCGGATCGGATTCGCCGAGGCGCAGCGCAATGTCGAAGACGTCATCTCCCTGGTTCTCCGAGACTGA
- the fahA gene encoding fumarylacetoacetase: MTTTTIDIPADSLFGINNLPYGVFSPAGGAPRVGVRVGEVVIDLAVALNDSVFAEPTLNAFMAQGRGRWVSVREQITELVSGEIPSEAVFSVDTVTLHLPITVADYVDFYASENHATNLGRLFRPDAAPLMPNWKHLPVGYHGRSSTIVVSGTDIIRPCGQRKTPDQENPDFGPSRRLDIEAEMGFIVGTPSTMGDRITPDEFSEHVFGAVVVNDWSARDIQAWEYVPLGPNLGKSFATSISPWVVPLLALEAARIDTPVQDPEPLPYLRGDEKWGLDIDLAVEWNGHVVSRPPYAQMYWSPAQMLAHTTVNGATASTGDLFASGTISGPEKNQRGAFIELTWGGKEPVAVGSETRTFLEDGDTISISATAPGIGGSRIGFGEVTAGILPARFSASH, encoded by the coding sequence ATGACCACTACGACTATCGACATTCCCGCCGATTCCTTGTTCGGCATCAACAACCTTCCCTACGGAGTGTTCTCGCCGGCCGGCGGAGCGCCGCGTGTCGGTGTGCGAGTTGGCGAGGTGGTCATCGATCTGGCTGTAGCGCTGAATGATTCCGTCTTCGCGGAGCCGACCTTGAACGCCTTCATGGCTCAGGGCCGGGGACGCTGGGTGTCGGTACGTGAACAGATCACAGAACTCGTATCGGGTGAAATCCCCTCGGAAGCAGTATTTTCCGTCGACACCGTGACCCTGCATCTCCCCATCACCGTTGCCGACTACGTCGATTTCTACGCGTCGGAAAACCACGCCACCAACCTCGGTCGACTGTTCCGCCCGGATGCCGCTCCCCTGATGCCCAACTGGAAGCACCTCCCCGTCGGATACCACGGTCGCTCGAGCACCATCGTCGTCTCCGGTACCGACATCATCCGTCCGTGTGGTCAGCGCAAGACTCCCGATCAGGAGAACCCGGACTTCGGACCGTCCCGCCGGCTGGACATCGAAGCTGAGATGGGTTTCATCGTCGGAACTCCGTCGACAATGGGTGATCGCATCACTCCGGACGAGTTCTCCGAGCACGTCTTCGGCGCAGTTGTCGTCAACGACTGGTCTGCCCGTGACATTCAGGCATGGGAATACGTCCCCCTCGGCCCCAACCTCGGCAAAAGTTTCGCGACGTCGATCTCCCCGTGGGTCGTGCCGCTTCTCGCCCTCGAAGCAGCCCGGATCGATACTCCCGTCCAGGATCCGGAACCTCTGCCCTACCTGCGCGGTGACGAGAAGTGGGGCCTGGACATCGATTTGGCCGTCGAGTGGAACGGCCACGTAGTCTCACGGCCGCCGTACGCACAGATGTACTGGTCGCCGGCACAGATGCTTGCCCACACCACCGTCAACGGAGCCACCGCCAGCACCGGCGATCTCTTCGCTTCGGGAACGATTTCCGGCCCCGAGAAGAACCAGCGCGGTGCCTTCATCGAATTGACCTGGGGTGGCAAGGAACCCGTCGCCGTAGGCAGCGAGACGCGCACCTTCCTCGAAGACGGCGACACCATTTCCATCTCGGCGACCGCACCGGGCATCGGTGGATCGCGTATCGGGTTCGGCGAGGTTACGGCCGGCATCCTGCCCGCAAGGTTCTCAGCGTCTCACTGA
- a CDS encoding homogentisate 1,2-dioxygenase, with amino-acid sequence MAFYRQLGNIPPKRHTQHRDETGNLYYEELMGEEGFSSDSSLLYHREIPSSIVDATVWELRDQSTTPNHPLKPRHLKLHTLFPESTWGHTDVVTGRRLILGNADVRLSYVVAAAASPLYRNAIGDEMVYIESGEATVETVFGALEAREGDYVLIPMSTTHRWIPKGDKPLRAYAIEANSHIVPPKRYLSRFGQLLENAPFCERDLHGPTAPMIAEGTDVEVLVKHRTSHGIVGTRMVYPTHPFDVVGWDGCLYPYTFNISDYEPITGRVHQPPPAHQAFEGNNFVICNFVPRKVDYHPLSIPVPYYHSNVDSDEIMFYCGGDYEARKGSGIGQGSISVHPGGHAHGPQPGAYERSIGAEFFDELAVMVDTFRPLELGEGALACEDDSYAWSWAGRGPQK; translated from the coding sequence ATGGCGTTCTACCGACAACTCGGCAATATCCCACCGAAGCGTCACACGCAGCACCGTGACGAGACGGGCAACCTCTACTACGAAGAACTGATGGGCGAAGAGGGATTCTCCTCGGACTCGTCACTGCTCTACCACCGCGAGATTCCGTCGTCGATCGTGGACGCCACAGTCTGGGAACTGCGCGACCAGAGCACCACTCCCAATCACCCGCTCAAGCCGCGGCATCTGAAACTGCACACCTTGTTTCCCGAAAGCACCTGGGGACACACCGATGTCGTGACCGGTCGTCGGCTGATTCTCGGTAATGCCGACGTTCGACTCTCCTACGTCGTCGCAGCCGCCGCATCTCCCCTGTACCGCAATGCAATCGGCGACGAAATGGTCTACATCGAATCCGGTGAGGCCACCGTCGAAACCGTCTTCGGCGCACTCGAAGCACGTGAAGGCGACTACGTCCTCATTCCGATGTCCACCACCCATCGTTGGATCCCCAAGGGCGACAAGCCGTTGCGGGCATACGCGATCGAAGCCAACAGCCACATCGTTCCGCCCAAGCGGTACCTCTCACGATTCGGTCAACTTCTCGAGAATGCGCCGTTCTGCGAACGAGACCTTCACGGACCCACGGCGCCGATGATTGCCGAGGGCACCGACGTCGAGGTGCTGGTGAAGCACCGCACCTCGCACGGCATCGTCGGGACTCGAATGGTCTATCCCACGCATCCTTTCGACGTCGTCGGCTGGGACGGATGCCTGTACCCGTACACGTTCAACATCTCCGATTACGAGCCCATCACAGGCCGCGTTCACCAGCCGCCGCCGGCGCATCAGGCGTTCGAGGGCAACAACTTCGTGATCTGCAACTTCGTCCCCCGCAAGGTCGACTACCACCCGCTGTCGATCCCGGTTCCGTACTACCACTCCAACGTCGATTCCGACGAGATCATGTTCTACTGCGGTGGAGACTACGAGGCGCGCAAGGGATCCGGTATCGGTCAGGGTTCCATCTCGGTTCACCCGGGTGGCCACGCGCACGGCCCGCAGCCGGGTGCCTACGAACGCAGCATCGGGGCCGAGTTCTTCGACGAACTGGCCGTGATGGTCGATACGTTCAGACCGCTCGAGCTCGGTGAAGGCGCACTCGCGTGCGAAGACGACTCCTACGCCTGGAGCTGGGCCGGACGGGGGCCGCAGAAATGA
- a CDS encoding nuclear transport factor 2 family protein — translation MSDPCSLAPEVITSIHQLYGMQSHLIDTGQSDSWAKTFTIDGEFHSPSYPEPVVGFAELTAFADRFCSGASAAGEVHRHVLTNLVIEAHEPGVVTVRGYLQIVATVIGGESRLVRMTTITDRVVRTGEGWRIAQRIVSRDDAPLSSNHA, via the coding sequence ATGAGTGATCCCTGCTCCTTGGCGCCAGAGGTCATTACCTCGATTCACCAGCTCTACGGAATGCAGAGCCACCTCATCGATACCGGTCAGTCCGATTCCTGGGCAAAGACTTTTACAATCGACGGCGAGTTCCATTCACCCAGCTATCCGGAACCTGTCGTCGGATTCGCGGAGCTGACGGCCTTTGCCGACCGCTTCTGCTCAGGAGCATCAGCAGCGGGTGAAGTTCACCGCCACGTGCTGACCAACCTGGTGATCGAGGCGCACGAACCCGGCGTCGTCACCGTTCGGGGCTACTTGCAGATCGTGGCAACCGTCATCGGCGGCGAATCGCGACTGGTGCGGATGACGACGATCACCGACCGGGTGGTTCGAACCGGCGAAGGATGGCGAATCGCCCAGCGCATCGTCTCCCGCGACGACGCACCCCTCTCTTCGAACCACGCCTGA
- a CDS encoding MarR family winged helix-turn-helix transcriptional regulator, which yields MKAQESTGELNFWSFIELANKRLADEHGFRHHLATEVLLTLNRASNVVTYDLESSIHRPRGWSWSSFRLLFVTWLAGPIEPKAAAELTGMSRAAVSNLSKSLVADGLIDRRPTENDGRSVQLYLTDKGREAMVEAFREQNEREHAWVSVLSEAEQRILVMLLDKLITNRSQFDVRGRN from the coding sequence ATGAAAGCCCAGGAGAGCACCGGCGAACTCAATTTTTGGTCGTTCATCGAGTTGGCGAACAAACGACTCGCTGACGAACACGGCTTTCGCCATCACCTGGCCACCGAGGTTCTACTGACTCTCAATCGCGCATCCAACGTGGTCACCTACGATCTCGAGTCGTCGATCCATCGGCCGCGCGGCTGGTCGTGGTCGTCCTTCCGCTTGCTGTTCGTAACCTGGCTGGCCGGACCGATCGAGCCGAAAGCCGCTGCTGAGCTCACCGGAATGAGCCGGGCCGCGGTCTCCAACCTGTCCAAGTCACTGGTCGCCGACGGCCTGATCGACCGACGCCCTACCGAGAACGACGGCCGATCCGTCCAGCTCTATCTGACCGACAAGGGCCGAGAAGCCATGGTCGAGGCGTTTCGAGAGCAGAACGAACGCGAACACGCCTGGGTCAGCGTCCTCAGCGAGGCTGAGCAGCGCATCCTTGTCATGCTCCTGGACAAACTGATCACCAATCGCAGCCAGTTCGACGTCCGCGGACGCAACTGA